The window TGGGAGCCTGGGTCGAGGAGGGCATCGTCGACACGCTGATTCCGTTCACCTCGGTGCCGATGGGTGAGTCGCGCGAGGAGTCCTGGGAGGATCCGGCGGATCTGGCGTATTTCGTAGACCTGGTGCGCGGGACGGACTGCGTGCTGGCGCCGGGGATGTTGCCGCGCCACCGCCCGCCCGAGGACGTGCGCCGCCAGGCGGCGGGCATCTACGGCGCGGGCGCCGATCACCTGTTCTTCTGGGACTCGGCGGGCGGCTCCGGCCGCGCGAATTTCGGCGCGATGTGGAACGCGCTGCGGCGGCTGGGGCACCGGGACGAGATCGAGGCCTGGCGCGCGGCGGGCGAGCCTTCCCTGCAACCCACCGCGCAAAACGTGGACGTGCTGGACGACTGGGACCTGTCCTACACGACGCCGGGATGATGGTGGCTGTTGGCCGTGTGCCGAATCACCCTCACCCCGGCCCTCTCCCGTCGAGGGAGAGGGGGGCGGATGACCCTCACCTCAGCCCTCTCCCTTCCAGGGAGAGGGAGTCGGGCGGCAATCGAGTGAAGAGGAGGCAATGAGCATGACGGCAGCGGCGACCGATCTCTTTGCCGACGGCTGGCTCAGCAGCCCGCCGCAGTACCGCGCGGACCTGGACCGCTGCGAGCCGGCCTCGGCGCTGAGCGCCACGGGCAAGCGGGGGCACTGGCGAACCATGTCGTTCGAGACGGACGACGTGGCGGGCACCATGATCGCGGCGGGGCCGGAGACCGCCGCGCCGGTGGTGAGCTTTCCGCTGCGCGCCAGCGGCTGGCACGCGGTGTCGGTGGGCATCGTGCCGAACTTCAAGTGCACCGACGACACCGCCACGGTGGCCGTTCCGGTCAAGCTCAGCAGCGACGACACCTATTCCCTGCTGACGCTGGACCTTTCCTCGAAGCAATCCCGGCTGCTGCCGGATTGGCATGGCGGCGGAGTGGCCGAGATGTTCTGGAAGATCGCCGACCTCACGGACATGAGCCTCGATATCTGCCAGCTGGTCCGGCGGGTGGCGCCGGGGGACGCGCCGGGGTCATTCAGCGGGCCGGCGGCGCGCGTGGCCTACGTGAAGCTGGTGCCGCTGACCGACGACGAACTCGAGATCTGGCAGGCGGACCTGGCCCGCACCGATACGCGGCGGCTGTTCGCGCACAACGACTCGCACGGGCCGCACTACCTGTTCCGGCTCACCACCGAGGAAGAGGTGCGGCGCGAGATCGAGCCCTACCGCGACACCGACGTCTCCCGCATCTACTGGGAGGCCGGCGGCGGCGACCGCACGCGGTTTTTCAGCCGCGTCGCCCGCGCCGAAATCATGGAAGGGCAGGAGGACTTCGGGCGGCGCGGCGATCGCATGCACGCCGAAAGCTGGCGGGACTTTCAACGGCAGGGCGTGGACCCCTTCGACGTGGCGCTGGCGCACACGCACGCGCTGGGCATGGAATTCCACGCCTG of the Chloroflexota bacterium genome contains:
- a CDS encoding family 10 glycosylhydrolase: MSMTAAATDLFADGWLSSPPQYRADLDRCEPASALSATGKRGHWRTMSFETDDVAGTMIAAGPETAAPVVSFPLRASGWHAVSVGIVPNFKCTDDTATVAVPVKLSSDDTYSLLTLDLSSKQSRLLPDWHGGGVAEMFWKIADLTDMSLDICQLVRRVAPGDAPGSFSGPAARVAYVKLVPLTDDELEIWQADLARTDTRRLFAHNDSHGPHYLFRLTTEEEVRREIEPYRDTDVSRIYWEAGGGDRTRFFSRVARAEIMEGQEDFGRRGDRMHAESWRDFQRQGVDPFDVALAHTHALGMEFHACYRVAGFKYPPPLDGASLGEVFFDRHPECRGEDRAGNRTPRMAYSYPAVREFVISLLREIVERPVDGVCLLFNRRMPLVEYEPPVVEGFQQEYGLDPRELAADDPRWLAYRARTLTGFMREVRAAMNEAGAARGSRIDVGAVVAATEQENLQDGIDLRAWLNEGLIDTLIPYSSEPVYDSHHPSWTDPSQLAFFVDLVDGTDCVLAPNLMPRHQSPEDFRRRASTVYEAGAGHMFFWDAAGGCGRANHQPMWSGLKRLGHQDEIAAWQAAGEPDLPRTIKPLRKWDGWDFAYETPG